The DNA window acagacagagaaACGGAGTCCCAGAAAGTTTAAAAGAGTTGCCCAGCGTGCTGCCTGCGGGTGTAGCCATTCCCTATATCCAGAGGGCATCTATCTTCAGAGCCCTGAATAGGGGGCAGGGAAGGTCCAAGCCGGATTGGATGTCAGATAAGAGACTTCAGACAAGGGCACTTTGGTTTCCCACTGAGCACTCATATGGTGCACTAAGTCCTCCAGATCACCCTAGGCAGTGGGTGTGTACTGTCTGGTGTAATAGGGAAAGAGGCAtccagagggaggtggggagttcctgttgtggctcagcgggttaagaacctgactagtatccatgaggatgcaggtttgacccctggccttgctcagtggattaaggatccagtgttgccatgagctgtggtgtaagtcacagatgtggttcagatcccacattgctgtgactgtggtgtaggctggcagctatagcttcaattcgccccctagcctgggaacttccatatgccatgggtatagccctaaaaaaagcaaacaaaaaaaaatgaaaaacaaacaaacaaaaactgcgaCAGAGGGTGGTTGGGGCCAGGGTCACACAGTTCTGTTCCTCATCATATGCTTCCTGCACCACAATGGTGTTTCCTTTCCAGATACTATGGCCTCAGATGCTGCAAACTCATCTTCTTCCTTAAGCTACCCAGCAGAAGAGGGCCCAGAGACAAGCGTCATCATGCACCCTAGCACCTCTAGTTCAGAGGCAGATTCCACAACCTCCCACCCTGCTTCAGATTCATGGGCAACCACCACCCTCCAGCCCACTTCCCTACAACCAGAGTTAAGCTCCCACACCAGCTCTGGCTCCCCGAGTACAAAGCTCCCCCTCACCTCCCACTCCAGTCCCCCAAGTTCCATCTCCTTGACCACCCCTCACTGGAGCTCCACTCACTCCAACCCCAGCACAGTGCCTTCCTCCATGTTCCCCGCCTCCACTGACGGGACCACCTTAGCTTCTGGCCTTGGTGAGTATTGACACAtgtgggcagggagggtgggggagcgAAACAGTTGTGAGTACTTAGTTGCAGTTCTGGGAGTGGACACCAGGGGGAGACACAGTCCAAGAATATGCTGGGGAGGGCCTCTTCCTCCACCCTtcacccgcccccaccccagcaccatCTAATCCTTTTCAGGCTTTCTTGGTTCCATACGCATTAGTAAGTGCCTGGTGTGTATCACAGTTATAAGTACATGTTTGTTTATAAAAGAACATGGAGTTCTCTTTTGAcccagcagcttaaggatctggcattgcccctgctgcatgcagcttgggttgctgctgtggctcagatttgatccctggcctggcctgggaggttttatatgccccgggtgcagccaaaaaacaaaaccaaaaggatAAGGAATTGGGATAGGAATGCAAAggacatgaaaattttaaagactgtTCAGCAGAGGTCTTGGTTTGAAGGAGATGGAGGGAACCAGGCAGGTGGAGAACAGCCCAGGCAGTGAtcacagcaagtgcaaaggcactGAGGTAGGACTGTAGCTGGTGCATCTGAGGAAGAGTGAGATGGCTGGAATGGGGCTAGTGGTGTACTAGTGGGAGGCAGTGAAGGTGGGGAAGTTGCAAGGTGTGAGTGAATGGGCCCCAAGGCCACACATTTTTGGGGGGTCTAGAAAAATTTATCATTCAAATAATATATTGTCTCcaaaacatgcaaagaagaatGCAAACACTATGACATTTTGCTTCAAGTCATAGAATGTAAGCCATCTTCACAGAGTGTCAAAttttgggatttcccattgtggttcagtacaTTAAGGACCCGAtattgtctctgggaggatgcgggttcaatccctggccttgatcagtgggttaaggatctgattgtCCTTGCTGCAAgtcatggcataggttgcaaatgctgctcagatctggtgttgctggtgtggctgtggtggaggccggcagctgcaacttcaattcgacccctagcctgagaacttccatatgccacaggtgcagccctaaaagaaattttttttgcatgtgttgaGGGTCACTGCATTTGGGAACAGAGTTCtaggttgttggatttttttcattttgcaagaaCCCCTGAGAGTGGTCAACAGTggcagtagaggagttcccatagtggctcaatggttaacgaatccgactaggaaccatgaggttgtgggttcgatccctggcctcgctcagtgggttaaggatctggcattgccatgagctgtgctgtaggtcgcagacgccacttggatcctgcgttgctgtggctctggtgtaggctggcggctacagctccaatcagacccctaacctgcgaacctccatatgccgcaggtgtggctctagaaaagacaaaaaaataaataaataaaattaaaaaaaaacaccaatggCAGTGGAAATAGTGATCAGAATGAACTCCTTATAGACAAcagattcaaaagaaaaagaaggcgttccctggtggctcagctggttaaggatctggtgttttctctgctgtggcttgggtcactactgtggtgcaggttcagtccctggcccaggaacttccacatgccatgggtatggccaaaaagaaaaaagaaaaaaaaaaaaaaaaaaaaaggcaaaaggataaAATGCGTTTGAGTAATTCCATTTGTGGCTCgtcaagttaagaacccaactagtaaccatgagaacctgggtttgatctctgacctcattcagtggggtaagggttcggcattgccatgagctgtggtgtaggtcacagacgaggctcggatctggctttgctgtggctgtggtgtaggcctgcagctgcagctctgattcagcccctagcctgggaacctccatgtgccacgggtggggccctaaaaacacacacacacacacaaaaatgtgtttgaaaaaaaCAGTCGCAGCAGCCAccagagagggaaggaagcacAGCTTTCTAAGCTGGGACTTAaaaggccctgggccctgggtgggTGTCTCAGCCTTAGGAGGGGTGGGGTCCAGGGCTGACTCAGGGTTCCTCCCCTCAACTCCAGGTGACACTGGGGCCCCCGAGTTGCACAGAGACCCAGGTGTGGTGGTGGCTGTGTGTCTGCTGGTGTCTCTTTTGCTCATTGGGTCTGTGGTAATGGCCGTGAGGCACTGCCACAAGGGCGTGTCTGAGTTCCAGGAGCTGGATGAGGTATCCAGGGTGacgggaggcagggaggggggctgggggagttccctccCCAGCTACGAAGCCCACTGGTGCCTGAACGCCCTCTTGTGTGTGTTCCTCCTTTAGGGGCTTGTGAGTCGAAGGTCATTCTCTGCCCATCACCCGATGGAGTGATCCTCAAGAGCCTGGGAGAGAGGGAAGCttggatggggctgggggtgtcTGGGGAGGGGCAAGGCTAGTGGGAATAAAGCCCTATTCCTCTGAGGCCTCCTGAGTCATGGATTCATTTgacaaacatttcttttctttctttctttatttttttttttttttttttttttttttttgtcttttgtttttttagggccacacccgcagtatatggaagttcccaggctaggggttgaatcgtagctgcagccactggctgaaccacagccacagcaacatgggatccaagctgcatctgtgatttacaccacagcttatggcaatgctggatccttaacccactgagcaagggcagggattgaacctgcaacctcatggttcctaatcaggttcttagcccactgagccacaacaggaactcctgacaaatgtacaaatgtttctgagtgcctactctgtgctagAGTCACGGAGACCATTTCTTTCTCCACCCTTATGGGGACAAGTCTCAAGCAGAAGGACTGACGACAGCCAAGGGACCCAATGATAGAATTCCAGATGGTGCTGAGGGCCACACAGTCACAAATTGGGGCTGTGGCTGGATTCCAAGGGCCTGGGTGTCCAGGTTTGCTGAAAGGGTATGGTCTCTCTGGAAGGTGATTTTTGTGCTGAGACCTGAAAGGGGCAAAGGAGCCTCCCTGGGGAAAGCCAGGGAAGCTGTCTCAGGAGGCAgccacagccagtgcaaaggccctgtggtagggAAAACTTGGGCTATTTGtgataccagaaagatgataCTGGAATCCAGATTCTTGTCCAcggcagtcaaagaatgaactccatgaacacacaggcagcaagcaagcacagtttttttttttaacaatttttttttttttgtcttttgtcttttttttgttgttgttgctatttcttgggccgctcccgcggcatatggaggttcccaggctaggggtccaatcggagttgtagccaccagcctacgccagagccacagcaacgcgggatccgagccgcgtctgcaacctacaccacagctcacggcaacgccggatcgttaacccactgagcaagggcagggatccaacccgcaacctcatggttcctagtcggattcgttaaccactgcgccacgaagggaactccgcaAGCacagtttttattaaaggaaagcagatagctcccagggctgctgggaagggggagaagagccccctttctctattgtcctataggggtttttattccttaaagatgggggcaGGGGTACCAACATGGGGCCCAGAAAGATGTggctttctcccattggccttgttcaattgcctatatcagtccttgtccaataggggctTGGGGCGGAAATGTCctataagtctcatagtttctttgtccttttcttcccataaaccgAGGCACAGAGGATTAGGGATTCAAGTCCGTCTGGATGTAGGTACACAccctacagtaaacaaggcctgtggggatgctACTCCCTGGAGTCCTTAAGCCGCAAATGTTAaccaatggccatatcaaagaatgcatcgaagcccatgctcctacactgactacctgagttaatattctgcctcatttggaaaataaaaaagaggtgaGAGCAGGGTCAGTTTGGGATGAGAGAGGGGTCTATGGGACACTGGGTGGGCTATGGTGTGAGTTTGAGCCAGAACACCAAGGGGGAGTTTCTACCCAGCAAGTACCAGAATCCAACTCGTCTTCCTTaaagtcttttgtgtgtgtgtgtgtgtgtgtgtgtgtgtgtgtgtgtagctttttagggctgcacccatggcatgtggaagtccccaggctagggatcgaattggagccgccacctacactgcagctttcagcagtgctagatccttaacccactgagtgagaccagggatcaaacctgcatcctcttggttactagccaggttcttaacccactgagccacaatgggaactcctctttaagtcctttttttttttttttaggtctgcacccgtggcatatggaagttgccaggctaggggtctatatcggagctatagctgctggcctacaccacagccacagcaatacaggatccaagccgtgtcggcaacctataccacagctcatgacaacgctggatccttaacccaccaagtgaggccagagatctaaccggcatcctcatggttcctagtcggattcattaaccactgtgccacgacaggaactccccctttaagTCTTTAGGAGGATAGACCAGCAGGGTCAGGGATAGCCTCTACAAAGGCTTGGAGGCTGGAAGGGCCCAGAAGCATGCAGAGAACAGGGAGTCAAAATGCATACTCCCCCCAGCACCATTTGTCTCAGTCCTGCTTCCCAGGCTCTGAGCCGGAGTGCCCACGTCCTTCCCTCCCATTTTACAGGAGGCAAAACTGAGTTCGGGGATAGgtaggcctgggggtggggacactggTGGGTCTGTGGGCTCTTCATTCTACTCACGCTATCCCCAGGGACCTTCTGGACCCTTTCTGGAGGCTTTAGGCTGGGTCTTGGCCTGGCGctgacccccacctccaccagctGGGTTTACCCCATAATGAGAGGGGTGGTCAGAGAGGCTGTGGGTCAAGGTCATCCAGCAGGTGGAGGTGAAGCCCACCCAGGGGAGGGTCATGCTCTAATGATTCTTGAGGGCAGAGGAAATGGTGGCAGGGCCTCCCGGGCAGGCAGCAGGTCTGGTGAAACATTAACTTGGGAGCAGCCTGGGAGGCAACAATACCACACGAATCCCTTTTACTGGCCACAGCCCCCCTCACCCCACAGCACCTCCGGGGGGCCCAGTTCCTGCTGCACCTCCAGCCCCGCCACTGTTCATGGAGGGGGGTGTTGACCAGAGATGGTCATCAATCTGCCGGGGGCAGCAGAGCATGGTGGGTAACTTTCCCCGAGCCTCCAGGGACCCCGAAAAGCCATCTTCAAACTCCTGAAGTCACACCTCACAGGCTCTGCTGGGAAGATTATGTCCCAGACTCTGAGCTGGTCAAAACCGTCCATTTTTACCTACAGCCACACCTCTGTCTCTCTGGCTCCTTCCCCACTTGCATAAGAAAACACCAGAACAATTGAACCTGACACCTGCCCACCCTGGGCCCACCCCCCAAACCCCTCGCCCACACAAACACACTTGGTCACCATCCCGGCCACTCTCTCTTACCCTGTCTTGGTGACATCCCCTGGGCCCTCCCAATTGCCCTGTCTGCCACCTCCCAACCCCTAAGGGTAGTATGTGGGTGTGTCCTGCTCAGGCCTGGCACTCAGATAGTtaaggggctggggggcggggacccTGGGCTGGCTCTTGGGCAGGTTTagtccttttctccctcccccgccctccctgTGAGGTCACGGAACTCAAGAAGGGCTCAGTGGTGGCAGTGAGCTTCAGGCCTACCCAGGCCTCGCAGAGCTTTTGTAAGTttgcgggagttccctggtggtaggCTGGGGTCCCTGAACCCTCCAGTTAGGCTGGGAGTGGAACAGATCCCCCATGAGGTCTGGGGCCAGGAGATTTCTTCCTGAGGATCCTGATGCTCCAAGGCCTGTGACTTGGGAAGGGAGTAGGGAGGGGGCTGGTGGAGTGTGTGGCTGGTGGAGACCTGGATCCAGGCCCCTgcagagggatggatggatgtcCCCCACTGGTGGCCCTGGTCTACCTTGGGCTACCTTGATGGAGTGTAGGCTCCAGCGGAGGGTACAGGGTGTGGGAGCGGGCTCCCTGTCTAGTTGAGGGGCTCATAGGGGCATAGCAGGGCTCCTGGAGCCCAAAGGGCTCATGTCCATCTCCCCAGGTTCAGAGACGCATCATGCTGCCATGAGGCGCAATAGAACAGCCCTCTCCTTTCCACTAAGAGAGGTGAGCAGTGGATGTGGGGacggggtgggaggtgggtgaaCTGGGTTGTCCTGGACAAGGGGGAGGGTGTCCCAGTACTTAGAAACACCCAGAGCTGCCTGGAGACCCACTTATATGTGGggaacctgaggcccagagagggcactAAGGCTTGATCCAAGTATTCAGCCCAGGGCTGCAGCCATTGCTTTTGGGAAGAGCAGGGGATgagcagtggggggaggggtggggacagcTGGGACCTCTTCGGCCTGGATgcaaggttttaaattttttgtcttttcttttcatggctgcacttagggcatatagaagttcccaggctaggggtcaaacgggagctgtagctgctggcctagaccacagccacagcaacgccagatctttaacccactgagcaaggccagggatcaaacccacatcctcacagagacaatgtcaggtccttaacccgctgagccatagtgggaactcctggatacaaGGTTTTTGGTTGCCCAAGGAAAGGGGGCCTGGGTACCTTCAGTccagggtggggagggtgtgAGGCAGGGCCAGTGGCCCCATTCTGGGAAACTGAGTCAAGaggaaaagtgaataaaaaaacaaaaacaaaaaggagttcctttgtggtgcagtgtgttaaggagctgacattgtcTCTACAgcggcttggattgctgctatggtatggttccatccctggcccaggaacttccacatgtcatgggtatgaccaaagaaaaccccaaaaaacaagaacaaacaaacaaacaaacaaaagccagagAACAGGGAACTGAGCAGGAGCTGGACTTAAATCCCAGGTTGGTCACTGATGGCTGAGTAGCTGGTACCTGCC is part of the Sus scrofa isolate TJ Tabasco breed Duroc chromosome 2, Sscrofa11.1, whole genome shotgun sequence genome and encodes:
- the LOC100736865 gene encoding PLASMODESMATA CALLOSE-BINDING PROTEIN 4-like isoform X1; the encoded protein is MAGSQLPPLPLLLLVLLLPLIPSDTMASDAANSSSSLSYPAEEGPETSVIMHPSTSSSEADSTTSHPASDSWATTTLQPTSLQPELSSHTSSGSPSTKLPLTSHSSPPSSISLTTPHWSSTHSNPSTVPSSMFPASTDGTTLASGLGDTGAPELHRDPGVVVAVCLLVSLLLIGSVVMAVRHCHKGVSEFQELDEGLVSRRSFSAHHPME
- the LOC100736865 gene encoding mucin-5AC-like isoform X3; the encoded protein is MASDAANSSSSLSYPAEEGPETSVIMHPSTSSSEADSTTSHPASDSWATTTLQPTSLQPELSSHTSSGSPSTKLPLTSHSSPPSSISLTTPHWSSTHSNPSTVPSSMFPASTDGTTLASGLGDTGAPELHRDPGVVVAVCLLVSLLLIGSVVMAVRHCHKGVSEFQELDEGLVSRRSFSAHHPME
- the LOC100736865 gene encoding mucin-5AC-like isoform X2 codes for the protein MAGSQLPPLPLLLLVLLLPLIPSDTMASDAANSSSSLSYPAEEGPETSVIMHPSTSSSEADSTTSHPASDSWATTTLQPTSLQPELSSHTSSGSPSTKLPLTSHSSPPSSISLTTPHWSSTHSNPSTVPSSMFPASTDGTTLASGLGACESKVILCPSPDGVILKSLGEREAWMGLGVSGEGQG